GATGGACCCGGGATGAAGGACCCGGGATgatggaccagggatggtgaccagggacGATGGACCCGGGCCAGGGGTGATGGCGAAGGGATGAACgaccagagatgctggaccaagggggatggaccagggctgaaggaccaggggggatggacctggaccagggcgGATAGATCTGGACCACAGATGATGGACCAGGAACGgtgaccagggatgatggacctggaccaggggtgatggagaagggatgaaggagcagagatgatggaccaggggggatggacctggaccaggcgTGAAGGACCAGGGGGCATGGACCTGGATCGGAGATGCTGGACCAAAGATGATGGACCTGGAgcagggatgatggacctggaccacAGATGATGGACCAGGGCTGGTGACCAGGGACGATGGACCCggaccaggggtgatggagaagggatgaaggaccagagatgctggaccaaggatgatggacctggaccaggggtgatggaccagggatgaaggaccagggatggtgaccagggatgaaggaccagggatgatggacctggaccagggatgatggaccagggatgatggacctggaccagggatgaaggaccagggatgaaggaccagggatgatggaccagggatgatggacctggaccagggatgatggaccagggatgatggacctggaccagggatgaaggaccagggatgaaggaccagggatgatggacctggaccagggatggtggaaggaccagggatgaaggaccagggatggtgaccagggatggtgaccagggacGATGGACCCAGACaaggggtgatggagaagggatgaaggaccagagatgctggaccaagggggatggacctggaccaggggggATGGACCACGGacgatggacctggaccagggatgaaggaccagggatgatggaccagggatggtgaccagggatggtgaccagggatgaaggaccagggatgaaggaccagggatgatgaaggaccagggatgatgaaggaccagggatggtgaccaggaATGATGGACCCAgaccaggggtgatggagaagggatgaaggaccagagatgctggaccaagggggatggaccagggatgatggatctggaccagggatgaaggaccaagGGTgatggaccagggatggtgaccagggacAATGGACGCggaccaggggtgatggagaagggatgaaggaccagagatgctggaccaaggatgatggacctggaccaggggtgatggacctggaccagggatgaagaaccagggatgaaggaccagggatggtggaCCAGGGATGGTGGACCTGGACCacggatgaaggaccagggatggtgaccagggacGATGGACCCGGACCAGGGGTGATGGCGAAGGGATGAACgaccagagatgctggaccaagggggatggaccagggctgaaggaccaggggggatggacctggaccaggggggATGGATCTGGACCACAGATGATGGACCAGGAACGgtgaccagggatgatggacctggaccaggggtgatggagaagggatgaaggagcagagatgatggaccaggggggatggacctggaccaggtgTGAAGGACCGGGGGGCATGGACCTGGATCGGAGATGCTGGACCAAGGATGATGGACCTagaccagggatgatggacctggagcagggatgatggacctggaccacAGATGATGGACCAGGGCTGGTGACCAGGGACAATGGACCCggaccaggggtgatggagaagggatggtggaccgggaccagggatgaaggaccagggatggtgcaccaggaccagggctgaaggaccagggatgatggatgAGGACCAGGGACAAGGGACCAGGGCTGCTGGACcaggaccagggatgaaggacctgGACCAGGGCTGGTGGACATGGACCAGGGCTGGTGGACATGGACcagggctgaaggaccagggctgaaggacctggaccaggaccaggactgaaggaccaggaccaggactgaaggaccagggatggtggacatggaccagggctgaaggaccagggctgaaggaccagggctgaaggacctggaccaggaccaggactgaaggaccagggatggtggaCATGGACCAGGGCTGAAGGACCGGGGCTGAAGGACCAGGACcagggctgaaggaccagggatggtggacctggaccagggctgaaggaccaggggggatggaccaggggggatggacctggaccagggatgaaggaccagggatggtgaccagggatgatggacctggaccaggggtgatggagaagggatgaaggagcagagatgctggaccaagggggatggacctggaccaggggggatggaccagggatgatggaccagggatggtgaccagggatgaaggaccagggatgaaggaccagggatggtgaccagggacgatggacctggaccaggggtgatggagaagggatgaaggagcagagatgctggaccaagggggatggacctggaccaggggtgaaggaccagggatgaaggaccaggggtgaaggaccaggggtgatggacctggaccagggatgaaggaccagggatgaaggaccagggatggtgaccagggatggtgaccagggacGATGGACGCggaccaggggtgatggagaagggatgaaggaccagagatgctggaccaagggggatggacctggaccaggggtgatggacctggaccagggatgaaggaccagggatgaaggaccagggatggtggaCCAGGGATGGTGGACCTGGACCacggatgaaggaccagggatggtgaccaagGACGATGGACCCGGACCAGGGGTGATGGCGAAGGGATGAACgaccagagatgctggaccaagggggatggaccagggctgaaggaccaggggggatggacctggaccaggggggATGGATCTGGACCACAGATGATGGACCAGGAACGgtgaccagggatgatggacctggaccaggggtgatggagaagggatgaaggaccagagatgctggaccaaggatgatggacctggaccaggggtgatggacctggaccagggatgaaggaccagggatggtgaccagggacGATGGACCCGGGATGAAGGACCCGGGATgatggaccagggatggtgaccagggacGATGGACCCGGGCCAGGGGTGATGGCGAAGGGATGAACgaccagagatgctggaccaagggggatggaccagggctgaaggaccaggggggatggacctggaccagggcgGATAGATCTGGACCACAGATGATGGACCAGGAACGgtgaccagggatgatggacctggaccaggggtgatggagaagggatgaaggagcagagatgatggaccaggggggatggacctggaccaggcgTGAAGGACCAGGGGGCATGGACCTGGATCGGAGATGCTGGACCAAAGATGATGGACCTGGAgcagggatgatggacctggaccacAGATGATGGACCAGGGCTGGTGACCAGGGACGATGGACCCggaccaggggtgatggagaagggatgaaggaccagagatgctggaccaaggatgatggacctggaccaggggtgatggaccagggatgaaggaccagggatgatggacctggaccagggatgaaggaccagggatgatggacctggaccagggatgaaggaccagggatgatggacctggaccagggatgatggaccagggatgatggacctggaccagggatgaaggaccagggatgaaggaccagggatgaaggaccagggatgatggaccagggatgatggacctggaccagggatgatggaccagggatgatggacctggaccagggatgaaggaccagggatgaaggaccagggatgatggacctggaccagggatggtggaaggaccagggatgaaggaccagggatggtgaccagggatggtgaccagggacGATGGACCCAGACaaggggtgatggagaagggatgaaggaccagagatgctggaccaagggggatggacctggaccaggggggATGGACCACGGacgatggacctggaccagggatgaaggaccagggatgatggaccagggatggtgaccagggatggtgaccagggatgaaggaccagggatgaaggaccagggatgatgaaggaccagggatgatgaaggaccagggatgatgaaggaccagggatggtgaccaggaATGATGGACCCAGACCaagggtgatggagaagggatgaaggaccagagatgctggaccaagggggatggaccagggatgatggatctggaccagggatgaaggaccaagGGTgatggaccagggatggtgaccagggacAATGGACGCggaccaggggtgatggagaagggatgaaggaccagagatgctggaccaaggatgatggacctggaccaggggtgatggacctggaccagggatgaagaaccagggatgaaggaccagggatggtggaCCAGGGATGGTGGACCTGGACCacggatgaaggaccagggatggtgaccagggacGATGGACCCGGACCAGGGGTGATGGCAAAGGGATGAACgaccagagatgctggaccaagggggatggaccagggctgaaggaccaggggggatggacctggaccaggggggATGGATCTGGACCACAGATGATGGACCAGGAACGgtgaccagggatgatggacctggaccaggggtgatggagaagggatgaaggagcagagatgatggaccaggggggatggacctggaccaggtgTGAAGGACCGGGGGGCATGGACCTGGATCGGAGATGCTGGACCAAGGATGATGGACCTagaccagggatgatggacctggagcagggatgatggacctggaccacAGATGATGGACCAGGGCTGGTGACCAGGGACAATGGACCCggaccaggggtgatggagaagggatggtggaccgggaccagggatgaaggaccagggatggtgcaccaggaccagggctgaaggaccagggatgatggatgAGGACCAGGGACAAGGGACCAGGGCTGCTGGACcaggaccagggatgaaggacctgGACCAGGGCTGGTGGACATGGAC
This window of the Larus michahellis unplaced genomic scaffold, bLarMic1.1 SCAFFOLD_597, whole genome shotgun sequence genome carries:
- the LOC141737268 gene encoding uncharacterized protein LOC141737268, producing MVGGGMGQPGPAAPVLGLQRLGHVLNPWCWSTSPGPCPPALVLHPWSFIPGQGPSSVVHPPWSRSIPLGPASLVLHPFSITPGPCPSSLVTIPGHHPWSFIPGPSSLVQVHHPWSFTPGPSSLVLHPWSRSIPLGPASLLLHPFSITPGPGPSSLVTIPGPSSLVLHPWSPSLVHHPWSIPPGPGPSPLVQHLCSFIPSPSPLVQVHHPWSPSLVLHPWSRSIPPGPSPLVLQPWSRSTIPGPSALVLVLQPRSFSPGPCPPSLVLQSWSWSRSFSPGPSALVLQPWSMSTIPGPSVLVLVLQSWSWSRSFSPGPSALVHVHQPWSMSTSPGPGPSSLVLVQQPWSLVPGPHPSSLVLQPWSWCTIPGPSSLVPVHHPFSITPGPGPLSLVTSPGPSSVVQVHHPCSRSIIPGLGPSSLVQHLRSRSMPPGPSHLVQVHPPWSIISAPSSLLHHPWSRSIIPGHRSWSIICGPDPSPLVQVHPPWSFSPGPSPLVQHLWSFIPLPSPLVRVHRPWSPSLVLHPWSRSTIPGPSSLVLHPWSITPGPGPSSLVQHLWSFIPSPSPLVRVHRPWSPALVHHLWSRSIIPAPGPSSLVQHLRSRSMPPGPSRLVQVHPPWSIISAPSSLLHHPWSRSIIPGHRSWSIICGPDLSALVQVHPPWSFSPGPSPLVQHLWSFIPSPSPLARVHRPWSPSLVHHPGSFIPGPSSLVTIPGPSSLVQVHHPWSRSIILGPASLVLHPFSITPGPGPSSLVTVPGPSSVVQIHPPWSRSIPPGPSALVHPPWSSISGRSSLRHHPWSGSIVLGHHPWSFIRGPGPPSLVHHPWSFIPGPSSLVQVHHPWSRSIPLGPASLVLHPFSITPASLVVHPFAITPGPGPSSLVTIPGPSSVVQVHHPWSTIPASLVVHPFAITPGPGPSSLVTIPGPSSRVLHPGSIVPASLVVHPFAITPGPGPSSLVTIPGPSSVVQVHHPWSTIPGPPSLRRGVTAGGVGGGGVRCGG